From Rhopalosiphum padi isolate XX-2018 chromosome 2, ASM2088224v1, whole genome shotgun sequence:
AAATCGATATATAAATGCTTGTAGAAAGTCTTTATTGTTAAAGTTAAATCATAGACCATCTACATGTATATAGCCTTATGAAGAGCATACAAATATTACCTTTATGGCACGGCGTGTTTTTCATTATTCGACCAACAAATTCCACTTCGCATCTTGAATATGGCAGACTGCAAACTACGTAACTCGTAGGCTTTAATTCAAAACACGCAACACGACTATAAACCATCTTCCGTGCTATACTGCGTGCTACAAATGGTCAATACTATTGCCGCTGAATACAGAAGTCACGAGAGCCTGTGGGCCACTAATGCATTACATTTGTGTGTTCGTCTCGAAATAGTATTTTGGTGTATATGGGCTATCCCTTGGAAAGTTGGAAGTATAACTGCGGAGTACTgctgatattattttaacataatagcGTTGTATAGCACGCCCGTCTGTACTCGCAAAACGACTGTAATCtcaataataaaacactttTCGAGATATTAATTCCtattcgaaatatttttttataacatattttttggaCCAGCTGTAGGTGACGGTTCggaataacaataaacaaacaCACGTCGCGTATAAACGTTGAGAGAACGgcactttattaattatacgtaaatataatatttatatattaatacaattaataattagatacgTCTGGCGACCGTTCGCGTAAGCAGCCGCTGTGTTGCGGTCGTTGCTAAGTTCGTGGAACCTAATTCTTTTAAATCTAAAGGACAACCTTTTAATCCGTTTTTCACTACCGCAAGCAATAAgcaattattcttaaaatttcttttaatgaGCAACGTGTAGTTAATAATGGCTTGCCTTATATGAttctattgtctatattatatagtgagtaaaatcaattttggtacacatagaataaaataaacggTGTTGTGCGTGCCCCGTGTACGCATAATACacctaaatcaatattaatataaaaatatttttgattttatttgtttattatctcATTACCTATACcacttttatttgtataaaattgacGAAAAATAGGTCTGTTTTTGTCGAAAAATGCTCGATATCGAATTCTATCTAAAACTCCTGCGAGGGGTGGAGTAATGTTGTGCTTGGGAAGTTACTCGCATAGCCACATAGGTTCTTATAACTTgagatagtatattttaaatacaactcGATTAGATTTGTTTTTACTCAATAAATGGCTAGTGGCGTGTGATCATAGTTATTTGTGTTTATCAAAGGTGGGCAaggtaatgaaaataattaactcaagttaagttaagttaagaGGATACAAGATcgataagttaaaagttaacagttaacaaattataaatttaactcgaTAAGATACAAGTTAATacgaagaaaaatattaacttaactcagttttaaaaaagttaatctattttttttaattagtatataaatcatataaagaGTGAATGTGTCTTTCTagtttcttatttataaattataaataacaatgttattaaacatttatcatattgaacactttttataaaaaacgaaagaaccaaattattttaataatatttaaaacctcAAGTATTATATGGTATCAAGTCAATTGTTCAATAATCGTGTATTATGATAAGAAAAgttaaatcttataaaaattagtatcataaaactttttttaataaaaagtatttgttaGAAAAACTATTTCGTACGgcgatatataacaatattacaagaATAATAGAAACATAagatgtttattaaaaacacaatttataaaaataaaaatatttacttttgtatgcaattgttattatataatataaactatacaattttaaaacacataattatatgggatggtatttaaaaaaaataaaaccgaatTTCGTGTTACaatgttgtttttgttttagatacattatatagacctctaaaatgtatatttattatactatattcttCTATAGGTTATAATTATAACGGGCTTACGTGTAAGGTGTAacttcatgtattattattttatgtttatggtTTATTGATACTCAAAGAACGAATAATACTATCACAAATGTCATGttaaatttccaatttaattattatattataatgattaatgattattatttttgtaataaatacctataccaGTTTAAGGTGATGACAACTGTTCAATTTTCTCATGATTGTTTTCACGATAAACACGCactagttatacatattttaattcttattatttgtaattgaaGGTTTAAtgattgatatattatgaaatatgtatacaatatagcaTTTTTTCGTCCactttaatgaaatatttaattcctATATCGACCTACCGATAGTCAGTGttagatatttcaaaataaatctattagtATCAGTAAACATATCGAACAAAGAACTAGTTACTAATGAGCTATTCCAGATAATTATCGTCTATCGTtgtatgacatttattttatttgtttacaaacattgaacaataattgtatattctaGGGATTTGCTTAGTAAATAAGgtacgtattaattattttgatcaaatttattatagtaaatcgtaaaagttattatattattatacttgtataatatagtatcattAAGACTCCAGTAATAatcgatatattaataaataggtgGCCACTGCAGTAACagatcaaaaaaataaagtgaGCAAAATATGTTAATGGTAACATACATTACTAGTGTATTACAATGTAATTGCTGTTTACCTATTTTGTTAATTTCATGgggtttttaaaaatacgtataggttatttctaacaaaaattatattttaaacgattttatccgatttattttatagacaatgtataaactaatattaactagagaatgtttaattttaatttttagatcaaAGCTGTACGATAATGACGTTTGATATAAGCTTATTGGAACCAAAGGAAGTTTCCATAAACTTGAAATTGCTTAAGCTATTTCGATTTTTTCATCTATTTGATCCAAAAACACGAAAAATTTGCAATATCAACGTTTACCATTTAGTTTGGTATATCATAAATAGCGTTCTTAGTTGTATAGTAATTTACGGATTGTTGGGTTATTTTACTGAGATGGAAGATGTTATAGAcatcgtttttcatatacagTTAATGTTCTGCTGCTTAATTTATTCTCtgtctttaattaaaataatcgtatttttatataaagcaAATAACATTTGGGATTTACTCAGTGttacatgtatacattttttgacgAGCACACGGTGTCAAACATATATTGGAATTCTCCATAACCATCgcaaaaaatcgataaaaatgacaaatatcACGTGTGGTCTTGTGTTTATAAATGCTATCGAATGGAGCATGTATCCTTTAGTTCTGAAGTTGTTACAAAAAGAAGACGCAAACCAATCAAATCGACGCCTTGAGAATATTTTCAACCTTCGGTTTCCCGTGaccataaataactataataataattatgttacattttatattatggaatcatctattataatgtttctattatacatatatgtagtgATCGATGTCTTCTTTATTTCTATCTGCTATGTTATGATTGCTCACTATGAGATAATCAAAAGAGCTTACGAAAATATCAACAGTACattgaattcaaaaaataataatggtaagtCGATAGATAAAACAAGTTTTTATTTGCCACCTTGAACCCGAGTGAGAGGTTTGACTGGATAACTTTATCATgcgatgaataaataatataatccagAAACTTATAGtgatgtattttaattgtatattttcaggaaacataaatgattttaatgtgAACGACTGTTTTGATGATTTAGTATCAATTACGATGGATCAACAAAAACATTTCGCGTTAGTATACCTATTAGTCTAAAAATTTAAGAACCAGtcataagacattttttttacgtgcttttttctttatttattataatatgtcatgaAAACCTTGTTTAACTTAGtttaacaatgtttttaattaaattttttttttatttttcaggaagttaaaattattttactctacgtataagtttattattttatcaactgtaataataaattccgggtctatcataattttaacttatgcATCAGTTGTGGTAAAAACAAAAGTAGATTTAATCAGAATTTTTAACAGAGGTGGATCTTTATTTTATAGAGTGTGCTATGTTTATCTGATACAAatgatagtaaaaattataatttattgttcacaGAACAAAAAAGTTGGGGTGATGTTGTATAATATCTTCTGTGGTCATGCCGTTTTACCACACCTGTATTGCTTAGATCCACCCCTGTgaatataaatctaataataaatctaatataccggtatttataacgtatattattgcgtctttacgtttatatatagatatttacgtCATCAGAATCTATACCAATTCTCAGTGTAATCAAGTTGATATCAGCATTTGGATAcatgttaattgttttatttttcctttGCTATTTAATAGAAcgcattaataataaagtaacgtTGTTAATGTTGTAAAACCATAATTTAGTTgatttataaatgcaatattttttacagaTGGAATCTGTTCATTTTGGGATGTATAGTTGTAATTGGACTTCGATGAATATAAGATCGAAAAAAATGTTGCTGTTATCAATGCAGTTGAATAATgctaacgaattttttttttttttttttttttttttctttatttaaaatatacaatctatacccATTAGGCACAATAAGTATATAGGCAGAGGGtagaaaaaacataaacatattaaacattaatatctaAAACTAGAAAActaacataaaacatatatatttacatggcAGACAAGATATGAGAAGCCATCCAGTAATGACACTCActaatgatttattgttattattatttttttttctacttagaGATttctatttgtttgtttattaatttttttttttttttttttaaattgaatttaattacaaGGGGGGAACAAGGAGGTCACGACACCAGCTACGTTTGAGGCGTCTGGGCGGATTGCCAGGAATGGTCGGGACTGCGATATCACGTATTAACGGATTAGGGTTAGAGGACAGACGGCTATGAAAgcgtttataatgtatttttgctTCTTCATGgactgttttcatttttaagtcaGAATGGATAGTGCTATTCGAGACGTAGGGTGGAGCGTTAAGAAGTTTTCTGAGGGCTAAGTTTTGAAAGGTTTGTATTTTGTTCAGGTTCGATTTTTTAGCATTACCCCATAGCTGAATACCATAAGTCCAAACTGGCTTGATTAAGGATTTGTAGATAAGTAGTTTTGTGTTAAGGTTAgtgtgtgtgttattattaatgaacgATTTGAGTAAACGAAAACGAGAGTTTAGATTAAGACGCTTCAATTTGGTATGCTGTGCCCAAGTTAGCCTACGATCTAGGGTTAGACCAAGATATTTCACTGTTTGCGAATTAGGAATTTGGGTTCCATAGATGGAGACAGCAGGGCAAGGTGAAAGTCTGAGGGTAAATGTAGTGTGTACAGACTTTGATTGGTTGATTTTTAACCTCCATTTAGTGTACCAGTCTTCCATTAGGGTTAGGTGATTTTGCAGGTGACTAGAAGCTGTGATGGGTTCTGGACTTATGGAAATAATTACCTTGTCGTCAGCGTAGTCAGCGACTTGAGTGTGTGGGGTGATTGGTTGGTCCGAGGCGTATATATTGTAGAGTACAGGGGAAAGAATACCGCCTTGAGGAACACCAGCTGAGATTCTGGCTATACTAGAGAGAGTATCACCTATACGGGTGCTGAAGTATCTATCGGAGAGATAAGAtttgatgattaaaaaataaaccggATGCagaaattttttaagtttgaataagAGCCCGTCATGCCAAACCCTATCGAAAGCCTGTGAGATATCTAAGAAAGCACATGtgcaatatgattttttttcaagtgcAAAGGAAATTGAGTCAATAACTCTATGAGCTTGATGTATTGTTGAGTGAGCACTGCGGAACCCAAATTGGTAGTCGGGGAGAACGGAATTTGTCGTTAAGCTTGGTAGAATACGTTTCAGTAAGAGTCTTTCCAGGATTTTTGCGAAAAAAGGCAACAGACTTATTGGTCGAAAGGAGGAGATAGAGTCAGGAGGTTTGTTTGGCTTGGGGACAAGAATAATAATTGAGTATTTCCAAAGTATTGGAAAGTAGGAAAGTCTAAGGACAGAGTTGAAAATATGTGTGAGGTGAATAATTGCTTTTTTGGGGAGGCATCTGGCAACTTCGGCTGTGATAAGATCAAACCCAGGAGATTTTTTAAGGGGGTATTTGTCAATAGTATATTTCACTTCATTTGGGGTAAAGTGTTTGACGGGGAGACAGGCTGGGAGCGGAACATTAAGAAACTCTTCTACAGAGTTTATATTATGGGGACAGAATATATCAGAATGAGGGACAAAAATATCAGAAAGATGTTGTTTGAATGCTTCAGTTTTATCAGAATCTGTGACTGCTAAGCTACCATCGGGTTTTTTGATTGGAATATTTGGGGTTTTAGTTTTGCACACATTTTTTGTTGCTCTCCATAGACTACCGTCTGTAGGAGAGAGATTTGTTAAGTAACTTGTGAATGAATTTGATTTGTGTTTGGCTAGTAATTTTTTAAGAGAATTAGACAGTTTGTTGTACATTTGTTTATGTGAGGGAAGTCGGGAGCGCTGATAATGCGCTCTAGCCCTgcgtttttgaactataacttCGCGAATGTGGGCAGGCATAGGTGACAAGTTCGAAGGGGGAGTGGTTTGTTTTGATGATGACCAAGCCGACGATtggataatatttgtaaaattgttaaCAGCTGAATCCAGGTCATCTTTAGATTTTAGTTTGACATTAAGTTGTATACGTTGGTCTACTAATTCGTGAAATTGGAGTTTATTTGTGGTACGATTAAATAACTTTGGTGATATAGGACGTAGAGGAGGGGAGGCATTAAGAGTTAAAATTACTGAAGAATGGTCAGAATTTAAGTCTAGGATGTTAATAGTATTACAGTGAATGTTGCTTGGGatttttgcaataaaaatatctaaaatatctgGATTTTTTCGGACTGAGGTCGGCCAATAAGTCGGACCTGGGGGAGCaagaactttaaaattgttttgagacACAAAGTTGTGAAGGACTGAACCACGCGGGTTGTTTGCACGACAACCCCAAGAGTGGTGCTTTGCATTAAAGTCACCgccaattataaaattgttaccaactgtgttaaaataattagtatagttCTGTACTGTGATCTTGTGTTTGGGAGGGGAGTAAATCGCAGCAATAGTAAtgggaatattatttaattttacaattattgcaCATGATTGAAGGTGATCGAGACAATAGTTAGGAAGGAGTTCAAAGAGGATTGTAGATTTAATTAGTATGGCAACACCACCATGGGCTGTACCATCAGGGTGGttggtttttaatagtttatatccaGGGATGTGAATGGttgaatatttagttaaatgtgTCTCAGTAATCAGGGCAATGTCAACACGTTTGTTATAAAGTACAGTTTGGAGTTCTAAGGCATGGTTTTTTAAACCGTTTGCATTAAATTGAAGTATTAATAGagatttatttgtaattgtGTTGCAAGACATTATAATTTGGTAAGTAGTTTGTCTATTACTGTGGTAAGTAGTGACATAAGAGGATTTAAAAGAGATTTAAATTCCTCAAGAAATCTAGTGatggtattatttaaatctgGAGTTGTTTCAGAAGCAGCGTTATTAACAGGTCTTCCAGAAGTGGCCTGAGCATAGGTGGGGAAGTGGGTATTAGACTGGTTTAGGTGAGTGTCATTGGGGGGACGACTATCTTTAACATTTGAAAAGTTTGTTTTAGTGTTAGTTGATACAAAGTTACTTTTTGTAAATGGTTTTTTGACACGCTGAAGGTCCTTGTAGATGGAACATCCTTTGTAACTTGCAGGGTGGTTGCCCGAGCAGAGTGCGCATTTTGGAGGGTCCGAACGTTGATTTGGACAGTCGGGAGTCTTATGACCAGCACCACAACGAACACATCTTGGCGGGTAGCCGCAGTAGGTTTTCGTATGACCATACTCTTGACAGTTTACGCATTGACTTAGGATTTTGGACTTGTAGGGCTCCTCAACTCTAATTTTTGTGTGTAAAAGTGAGGTAAGTTGAAAAATATCATTAGACTTGATTTGCGGCTCTAAGTCTACGAAGAAGAGAGGGAGTGGAGCTTTGGTCACTCTGTGAAGAACATTTGTAACACGTCTAACTTCAAACATACGAACTTCAAGTTCCTCTTTGATTGTGTCTGGTTCCGTGGTGTGATGCAGGTTACGTATAACAACACGGAGAGGTTTATCCTCTTTAAGTTGATATGTATGATATTCTGCACCTTCCTCTTTTAGGAAATGAATCAAGGATCTATAGGATTGTGGGTTTGCTGTTTGAATTTTCAGACGATCGGCGGACGCTTTACAGAAGAAATTGTCAACGCCAATTTGTTCAATGAGTGCTGTCGTTAAATTTGAGTACTTGTTTACACCTCTTACGAAAATTGGAGGTGGAGGTTTAAATACATCATTGTGGCCGTCATTATCCAAATTTGGAGACAATGGCGGGTCGGGACCAGGGTCAATATCTTGAGAGAGAATTTGATAACGATTAGTAGTTTTGAACAgctttgtttttttgttattatgtaaCTGAGGTGTATTAGTAGTAACGCTTGAAGATGACGCTTGCGAGGATGTAGAGAGAATTCTTTTACCTTTAACCAGAGAGAAGCCGTCACTTGTATTTACGTCCACAGCTGAGTTGCCGTGAGTCGGATGGGATTGAGTATTATCATTTACGTTTGCGGTTTGTTTGTACGTATTTGTTTTAGTATTAGTCTGTTGATTAGTATTTGCACTAATggtattatgtttgattttcgTTGACGACATAATTAACAGCGGtgggtaattatttttaatgagacCGCCTGACGGCGGTCAGTAGATAAGATAACCGTACGAAACAGTTATGTAATTACAATCGCGGtaactatgaaataaataatagcacGTTTTACGGACGTACTTACTACTTAAGCAAAAGTTTGTGAGCAGTTtagcataaatgcataatagcTGTATagaaatttatacttttttagtaaaatgGCGGTAAGTTTAACACTGTTGATAATGATTAAAGATTAATCACGACTTTTTACATTACGCTAATGCGTGCACTATTAAAGAGACGGACGGGAGCGCGAACTACGTGCGTATCGTTTGGCTTCCACCGCGAGACTGCTAACGAATTGAAGATTAAAATAACACCGAGAAAAATTGTCAATCTACAATTTTTTAGTAgtgtaatattaacattaatataatatgtattatattatcacataataatacaaattctaataaatattatttattgattatttcagGTAATTATCACATGCTATAACGTTCTATCAGCTATGTTTAATAcacgatataaataaaaaaaaagaagaaaacgTAACATCAACAAATTTTCAACCACAATTTtgctttatgtatattattttaattatatacattttatacacatttacaattatataattttaagtaataacatacttattacgacatttttatttttctatcagctataatatgttaaatacacaatataaataaaataagaagatagagtaatatcaacaaaatttcaactataattttggtttatgtcatttttcaattatctatataataattataataatatgttagttaCAATCTTAATGTAATTCTGTCTCactcataaattatacaaatttattaagtcataagtattaaactatataattactaactattgattaaaaatcgagtcgttttgataatattttaagtatcaaCTAATATCAAGTATTATATGGTATCAAGTTATCCTTTTAACAGTTTATATCATGACCAGTAAAGTTCAACATCAACAAATTTattagtgttataaaaataatttgttatgtatttttttagaaaaattatatcttataacaatattacgtacctataaagttaataggtacaaatacatattcataaaaaaaaatatatattcttttgtccgcaataattgttatatttataatttataaaatatacgattttaacacatataattacatagtatgatatttaaaattaacgagtaaaacttaatttagtgttacaacttacaatattagttaattttaagtttaccaatatgtttattactttaaaataaacatgtaaatTGTAAAGCAGGGcttgaatttgaaaaataaattttgttttacgttatttacaattaaaacgtTATACAAATTTTGAGTTTAtcgttattcaaaatttaaacgtttttaaacttttgtgtTTATCGTTATTCAGAATTAAAACGTTATTCAACTTTTGCGTTTATCGTTATTCatcatagtataatttataccatctaaattatacctattaccatattaccatttttaaatagtacatactacatttacaaataacaaaataaatacctaagtctaatatcaatatatattcatgaatacacttaaaaacaaaataaattatacattttatatgttattgattgtttcttctaataattaatatcaaatctGAGCAAAGTGAACACAATAGTTGAATAACTTGAATGGTATAAATTTCGACCGTAGTACAGACAGTACAGTACAATATTATCAGAGTATCACTATTATCAgctattagtaataaaattattctattaatacctacttattaaattttttaataatatcttatgagGGATCTCCCGGATAGGCCGGATAcggagtaaaattaatttttggattaaaatgatgaaataaaaatagatcgCGTAGACTAAATATTTCCACGAAACcagtatcataatttataactattattaaataattggaaattaattatttcgtttaatggaatataataaatgtataccgtTTTgcattatgttttgtttaatgatatatcatatattttgttaaacgttacgttttgttttgtgttatttgtttatttatgtttatcgtTTTCCGTTATAATTACGTTTACaaatttcaatcattttttgtCAAATATAACGTTTTCAAGCCCTGAtgtaaagtgtataatattctactatattctactataggtatataatttttacagatTTATGTggagtgtaatattatattttgtttatcgtCGCTTATTGATATTCAAAGAACGAATAATACCatcacaaaattatattaaatttttaatttagctatTTGATTAGGTGTATTTTGTGTTGTATTAAATACATCACCTATACTGGATTAAGGTTTTAATAAcggtttaattttaaacacgcAATACGTAGCTATAtagagttattaatattttaatccttATTCCTTATTTCCTTGAATttgaagttttaattattattttatgaaataattatacaatataacattttttctttgtacaacatgtaataaaatacattttttttatactttcagTGTCCTCCACCTATCTACGGATAGCTagtgttaaatatttcaaaatatatcttttagTATCGGTCTGCATACTGAACAATCAACAATGAGGTACCAAGCAACTACTCCATAGTCCATATAAATAAAGACCACTTCTTACAtgtttaattatcaaaaatatttgtttaaaatatcattacattaaagtatacaaacattgaatataatattgtactctaAGAAATGGTATAGTAAAAAAGGTacgtttactttatttttaataaatatataacaacaaataacatttcttatataatataacttgtaatactataataattagtaaaccGATGAATTTGTAAATGGTGTAAATAGGTCAGGCCCGTAGCCACAGAGGAGGGGGGGCGTTGTCACCCCTTAAATCCAGTCATTGCCAcctcctaaaaatattttttttatatataatgcacCCCAAAAATTTGCTTTGCCCCACCTGAAAATTTGGTCTGCTTACGGGCctgaaataggtatataattactgCAGTAACGGATCAAGTGAAACAAAGTTAGTATAATATGCtaccatatattaatattttttcgatctaatcatttaaaatcaGCATACCAAATTATGTGTCAATTGATACTAGAAGTTAGACTTAGATTTCCAAAACTTAAGTGACTATAACACAAGAAGGTGCG
This genomic window contains:
- the LOC132923150 gene encoding odorant receptor 33b-like, whose amino-acid sequence is MTFDISLLEPKEVSINLKLLKLFRFFHLFDPKTRKICNINVYHLVWYIINSVLSCIVIYGLLGYFTEMEDVIDIVFHIQLMFCCLIYSLSLIKIIVFLYKANNIWDLLSVTCIHFLTSTRCQTYIGILHNHRKKSIKMTNITCGLVFINAIEWSMYPLVLKLLQKEDANQSNRRLENIFNLRFPVTINNYNNNYVTFYIMESSIIMFLLYIYVVIDVFFISICYVMIAHYEIIKRAYENINSTLNSKNNNGNINDFNVNDCFDDLVSITMDQQKHFAKLKLFYSTYKFIILSTVIINSGSIIILTYASVVIFTSSESIPILSVIKLISAFGYMLIVLFFLCYLIERINNKMESVHFGMYSCNWTSMNIRSKKMLLLSMQLNNTANELKIKITPRKIVNLQFFSSVIITCYNVLSAMFNTRYK